In a single window of the Rhineura floridana isolate rRhiFlo1 chromosome 3, rRhiFlo1.hap2, whole genome shotgun sequence genome:
- the LOC133381275 gene encoding zinc finger protein 345-like, translating to MGDSCDGNFSGRSPGFTEVSLGSSEEQKEEWELGRQDEAKRQEGRQMQKPGDESSASQGAENKIQRNIHYLKETRMSPEGSKNINGQKPLSTYWRKHTRKKLHKCLKSGHTGDKPYKCLECGKSFYGNGALNVHQRIHTGDRPYKCLECGKSFSQSSTFSRHQRTHTGDKPYQCLKCGRSFRQNGALTVHQRIHTGEKPYQCLECGKSFRGKGALTVHQRTHTGNKPCICLECGKGFSQRGTLFRHQRTHTGDKPYQCLECGKRFSENGTLTKHQRTHTGDKPFECLECGKHFSYSNSLTLHQRTHTGDKPHKCLECGKSCSTSSALTSHQRIHTGDKPYQCFECGKSFSDSGTLTKHQRTHTGDKPYKCLECGKGFTRSTSVTLHQRTHTGEKPYKCTECGNSFSQNGNLQAHQRIHTGDKPYKCLQCGKCCNTNSALTSHQRTHTGEKPYKCLECGKSCSTSSALSAHQRTHTGEKPYKCLVCGRSCCTSDTLNVHQRTHTGDKPYKCLECGKSFSQSSTFHRHQRTHTGDKPYRCLECGKNFSHFHQFTSHLITHVGDKP from the exons ATGGGAGATTCATGTGATGGCAACTTCTCTGG GAGATCTCCAGGGTTCACAGAAGTGTCACTGGGATCATctgaggagcagaaggaggagtgGGAATTGGGGAGACAAGATgaagcaaagagacaagaggggAGACAAATGCAAAAGCCAGGGGATGAATCCAGTGCTTCTCAAGGTGctgaaaataaaattcaaaggaacATTCATTACTTAAAGGAAACAAGAATGTCTCCTGAGGGCAGTAAAAACATAAATGGACAGAAACCCTTGAGTACCTATTGGAGAAAGCATACAAGAAAGAAACTGCATAAATGCTTAAAATCTGggcacacaggggacaaaccttataaatgcctggagtgtggaaagagcttctatGGTAATGGAGCCCTTAatgtgcatcaaagaattcatacaggggacaggccttataaatgcttggagtgtggaaagagcttcagtcagagtagcacattttctagacatcaaagaactcataccggagacaaaccttatcaatgcctGAAGTGTGGAAGGAGCTTTAGACAGAATGGAGcccttactgtgcatcaaagaattcatacaggggagaaaccttatcagtgcttggagtgtggaaagagctttagaggGAAGGGAGCCCTTACagtacatcaaagaactcatacaggaaacaaaccttgtatatgtttggagtgtggaaaaggtTTCAGTCAGAGAGGCACACTTTttagacatcaaagaactcatacaggggacaaaccttatcagtgcttagagtgtggaaagcgCTTCAGTGAGAATGGcacccttactaaacatcaaaggacacatacaggggacaaaccttttgaatgcttggagtgtggaaagcacTTCAGTTACAGTAATTCTCTTActctgcatcaaagaactcatacaggggacaaacctcataaatgtttggagtgtggaaagagctgcaGTACGAGTAGTgcacttacttcacatcaaagaattcatacaggggacaaaccttatcaatgctttgagtgtggaaagagcttcagtgacagtggcacccttactaaacatcaaagaactcatacaggggacaaaccatataaatgcttagagtgtggaaagggctttaCTCGGAGTACCTctgttactttacatcaaagaactcatacaggggagaaaccttataaatgcacgGAGTGTGGAAACAGCTTTAGTCAGAATGGCAATCTTCAggcacatcaaagaattcatacaggggacaaaccatataaatgcttacaGTGTGGAAAGTGTTGCAATACAAATAGtgcccttacttcacatcaaagaactcatacaggggagaaaccttataaatgcttggagtgtggaaagagctgcaGTACAAGTAGCGCCCTTAgtgcacatcaaagaacccatacaggggagaaaccttataaatgcttggtgtGTGGAAGGAGCTGCTGTACGAGTGACACCCTTaatgtgcatcaaagaactcatacaggggacaaaccttataagtgcttggagtgtggaaagagcttcagtcagagtagcacatTTCatagacatcaaagaactcatacaggggacaaaccttatcgctgcttggagtgtgggaagaaCTTCAGTCATTTCCACCAATTTACTTCACATCTAATTACTCATGTAGGGGACAAACCttaa